TATTGAAAACTTTGTTGACGAAAATGGCTACCCGCCTACCTACGAGGAGATTCGGGCGGGGCTGAATATCAGTTCCAAATCATTGGTCAATTACCATTTAGACGTGCTGGAAAACGCGGCCCTGTTAACTCGCTCGCCCAATACGCCGCGGGGAATCCGGTTGGCCGGTGAAAATGAAACTGTCCAGGTGCCGTTGATGGGCCTCATCGCCGCCGGCCCGCCCACCGATTTTATAGAGGAAGACAATCGGGAAGCCATTGAGCTAACCTACGATATTGTGCCTAACCGAAACGATCTTTACGCCCTCAAAGTCAAAGGCGACTCGATGATTGACGCGCTTGTTCACGATGGCGATATTGTGATCATGCAGCATCAGGTTCAGGCTGAAAACGGCGAAATGGTCGCTGTTCGCCTGATTGACCAGAACCAAACCACGCTCAAACGATTTTACCGTGAGAACGGCCATGTGCGCTTGCAGCCGGCCAATCCCAATATGGCGGCGATGTTTGTTAAGCCCGAGGCGGTGGCTGTTCAGGGCAAGGTGGTGGCCATTATTCGACAGGTGGAATAAGCGTAGAATTTGTAGAGTGGATTGCTGGATATGAGTTTAATCTACCGTTTTGATCACCTGCGATAAGCGGAACCTCAAGTGTGGTCCTTCAGGTTCAGCCGCTTGCCTGCCGGGTAATCAGCATTTTATCAAGAGGTATCACGGGCCATGCTTGAACAATCAAGTCAACCCATTCATTGGGAGAATCTTGATCAGGAGACATATATGCGCCGGGTGTTAGAGTATCAAGCTGACCAAATTGAAATGGTCTTGACCAGCCATCGGGTGCATGGCCGGGTGACCGGGGGTGTGGTCACGCCCCGGTGGGTAAGTTACCAGGTCTTGCCTGAAGTGAGCACCAAAGTATCGCGCATTGTTGCTCTTTCAGAAGAGTTGGCGTTGCGTTTGGGCGCG
The genomic region above belongs to Anaerolineae bacterium and contains:
- the lexA gene encoding transcriptional repressor LexA → MKISDKQREMLAFIENFVDENGYPPTYEEIRAGLNISSKSLVNYHLDVLENAALLTRSPNTPRGIRLAGENETVQVPLMGLIAAGPPTDFIEEDNREAIELTYDIVPNRNDLYALKVKGDSMIDALVHDGDIVIMQHQVQAENGEMVAVRLIDQNQTTLKRFYRENGHVRLQPANPNMAAMFVKPEAVAVQGKVVAIIRQVE